The DNA region CCGCGAAGCAGGGCGCGCAGGTGATCCTGCTGCCGGAACTGTTCGAGAACCTGTACTTCTGCCAGGTGGAACGCGAGGACTACTTCGGGCTGGCGCACGAGATCGAGGGCCACCCGTTCATCGGCCGGTTCCAGAACCTCGCGCGGGAACTGGGCGTGGTGCTGCCCCTGTCGTACTTCGAGCGGGCCGGGCAGGCACACTACAACTCCCTGGTGTGCATCGACGCGGACGGCGAACTGCTCGGCAACTACCGCAAGACCCACATCCCCGACGGGCCCGGCTACGAGGAGAAGTACTACTTCAACCCCGGCGACACCGGCTTCAAGGTGTGGCCCACCCGCTTCGGCCGCGTGGGCGTCGGCATCTGCTGGGACCAGTGGTACCCGGAAACCGCCCGCGTGATGATGCTTCAGGGCGCGGACTTCCTGCTGTATCCCACCGCCATCGGGTCCGAACCGGCCGAGGTGGAGTCGCCCAACAGCCACCACATGTGGCAGCGGGCCATGGTCGGCCACGCCGTGAGCAACAGCTCCTACGTGGGCGCCGCCAACCGCATCGGCACGGAAACCGTGGGCGACCTGAACCAGACGTACTACGGCCACAGCTTCATCAGCGACTACACCGGCGAACTCGTCGCCGAATTCGGCGAGACCGAGGAGGGCCCGCTGCTGCATGCCCTGAACCTCGCCGAGGCCCGCAAGTTCCGGGCCGGCATGGGCTTCTTCCGGGACCGCCGCCCGGAACTGTACGGCCCGCTGCTCACCACCGACGGCGTCACCCGCCGCGGCTGAGGCGCCGTCCGGAACGCCCGCCCGGGTGGCGGCGTACCCGCGGACATGAAGCCCCTCCTGGCCCTCTTACTGCTCACCCTCGGCAGCGCCCCGGCCCTCCCCGCGGCCCCGGCCCCCGTGCCCCTGGACCGCGTCCTGCTGCGGGAGGGGGAACTGCGGGGCCGCCTGCCGGACGGGTACGTGCTGGACCTCGGCCTGCCGGATGGCCGCTCGGCGTGGCTGGCGGTGACGGCGCAGGCTGCCGGGCCGGTGACCGGGCTGACCTTCACGTTCGTTCGCCCGACGCGGGACCCGGCACTGGCGGCCCGGCTGGCCCGCACGGTGGTCCGGGTGGGCGGGGCCTGCCTGACGGCGGCCGTTCCTCGCGCGCTGGAGCCGTGGCTGGTGGCCCGCCTGAACAATGAGGCGGCCGAGGCCCCGGCCTTCCCGGGCCTCACGCTGGAGGTCCGCTCCCGGCTGAATATGACCTCCTTCGAGGAGGAGCTTCAGCTGGTCCTGCGCCGTGCGCCGGGGACAGCCCTGCCCGCGCCCGGCTGCGTCCTCCCGGAGCCGCCCGTCCAGCCGGCCTGAGGGCCCCGGCCGCGGGCGCCTGCCGGTCAGGGCAGCTTTTCCACGCGCAGGTCCCGGATTTCCCAGGGGGTGTTGCGGGGCCCGGTCTCGAACAGCTGCACCACCCGGTCGCCCTGTCCCTTGGGCGCGGCGAGCTTGAAGTCCGCGGTGAAGGGCGTCCACTCGCGGTCCAGCAGGGCGGTGCGGGTGTTGCCGTCGTTCAGGCCGTACACGATCTCCATGGGGCCGCTCAGGGACCGCCCGGTGAAGCTCACGCGGTACTGCCCGGCCGGGAGATTTTTGGGGGCCAGGGAGTAGAGCACGCCGCTGCGGGGGTTGTCGGCCGAGGCGTCCCGGCCCAGGAACATCACCGTGGTCGTGAGCTTCGCGGCGGCGCAGTACGGCAGCCACGGCGCGGCCTGGGGGTCCTGGGTGGGCAGCAGGTTCGGTCCCAGCGTGCCGTTCGCGGCGCGCCGGCGCACGCTCAGGCGCCGGACCTCCCACGGGGTGTTCTTCTCGACGTTCTCGGTGATCTGGAACACGCGGTTGACGTTCTCGGTGCGCACGGCGGCGGGCGTGATCTTCGCGCCGCCGTCCCAGGTGAAGGTCTGCTGGTATCCGCGCCAGCTGCCGGTCAGGTCGGCGGTGGCGGTCGTGCGGTCGTTCAGACCGTACTGGACGGTCAGGGTGCCGCCCACCGTGCGGGCGTCGAAGCTCACCACGTACTGCCCGGCCGGCAGGGCCTTGGCCTGTTTCAGCAGCAGGCCGCTGGCGTGCGTGCCGCACCCGCCGTCCTGCGAGTCCAGGCGGGTGGTGATCAGCACCGGCGGCTTGACCAGGTACGGTTTCCAGGCGGGCGCGCCCACGTCCAGGTGCGGCAGCAGCGAGGGGGCAGGAGCGGGGGCCGGGGCCACCGGGGGGGAGGCGGGCGCGGCGAGCACGCCCGGGCCGAGCAGGGCGCCGAGAAGCAGCAGGGATCGCGTCATGACAGCTCTCCTGAAGGTCGGGAACATGAAGGCGGAAGGGGAGACGGGCCGCGGTCCCGGCCTCCGGTGAGGGCGCGGGCCGGCGCCCAGGATGACACGCGCCGGCCCCGGACGGACTTGAGCCCGGGGCCGGCCGTGCGGCACCCTGGGGCATGACCCCGCGCCCCGCCTCCGACCCCCGCGCGCTGAAGGCCGTGGAGGCCCTGTACTCCCCGGCCGCCCTGCCGGACCCGTACCCGCTGTACGAGGCGGTGCGCGCCCACGCGCCCGGCGGGGTGCTGCACCTGCCGGAGTGGAACGCGGCGTTCCTGACGGGGCACGCGGCGAACCGCGCCGCGCTGAGTTCCCCGCTGGCCCTGAGCGGTCAGGGTATGGGCGGGGCGCCGGCCTCGGACGGCGTGCGGCTGCTGCAGGGCATGATGCTGTGGCGCAACGGGCCCGACCACCGCCGGCTGCGGGGCCTGGTGGAACTGGCCTTCACGCCCCGGGTGGTGGAGGAGCAGCGGGTCCTGGTCCGCGCGCTGGTGCACGACCTGCTGGACGCCGCGCAGTCCCGGGAGGCGGCGGGCACCGAGGTGGACCTGGTGGCGGCACTGGCGCACCCGCTGCCGGCGCGGGTGATCATGACCATGCTGGGCCTGGGGGCTGGGGACGAGGAGCGGTTCGTGCGCTGGTCGGGCAGCGTGGCGGAACTGCTGGGCGGCGCGAACCAGTCGGCGGAACTGCTGGCCCGCATTGACGCGGACGCCCGCGAGATGCGCGCGTACTTCCGCGACCTGGCCGGCGAGCTGCGCGCCCGGCCGCGGCCCGGCCTGCTGTCCGCGCTGGCGGCCGCGCAGGACGGCGGCGAGCGCCTCAGTGGCGACGAGCTGCTCTCCAACGCCGTGCTGCTGCTCACCGCTGGGCACGAGACGACCAGCAACCTGATTCCCGGCGGGCTGCTGGAACTGGCCGCTCAGCCTGCCGCCTGGGCCGCCCTGACCGCGGACCCGCGCCGGCCCGGCGTCGCGGACGAACTGCTGCGCGTCGTGTCCCCGGTGCAGCTCGACGGCCGCACCCTGTCCGGGCCCCTCCTGCTGGAGGGCACACCCCTGCCGGCCGGCACGCAGGTGCAGGTGATGCTGGCCGCCGCGAACCGCGACCCGCTGGTGTTCCCGGACCCGGCCCGGCTGGACTGGACCCGCCCGAACGCCGCGCGGCACCTGGCGTTCGCGGCCGGCCCGCACTACTGCCTGGGGGCCAGTCTGGCGCGGCTGGAGATCACCGAGGTGTACGCCGCGCTGGCCGAGCGCTTCCCGCGCCTGCGGGTGCTGGACCCACGCCCGCCTTATAAGCCGAACCCGGTGCTGCGGGGGCCGGCGGAACTGAAGGTGCGGCTTGACGGGTAGCGCCCCGGCCTCTCTACTGGAGGCATGCGGGCGTACCTGGACCTGATGGAGCATGTGCTGGAGCACGGCACGGACAAGACCGACCGGACCGGCACGGGCACCCGCAGCGTGTTCGGGCACCAGATGCGCTTCGACCTCGCGCAGGGCTTCCCGCTGGTGACCACCAAGCGCACGCACCTGAAAAGCATCATCTACGAGCTGCTGTGGTTCCTGCGCGGTGACAGCAACGTGCGCTGGCTGCAGGACCGCGGCGTGACCATCTGGGACGAGTGGGCGGCGCCGGACGGGGAACTCGGGCCGGTGTACGGCGTGCAGTGGCGCAGCTGGCCCACCCCGGACAGCGGGCACGTGGACCAGATCCGCGAGGTGATCGAGGCCATCCGCCGCACTCCGGACAGCCGCCGCCTGATCGTGAGCGCCTGGAACGTGGGGGAGATCGGACGCATGGCCCTGCCGCCCTGCCACGCCCTGTTTCAGTTCTACGTGGCCGACGGGCGGCTCAGCTGCCAGCTGTACCAGCGCAGCGCCGACATCTTCCTGGGCGTCCCCTTCAACATCGCCAGTTACGCGCTGCTGACGCTGATGGTCGCGCAGGTCACCGGCCTGAAACCCGGGGAGTTCATCTGGACCGGCGGGGACTGCCACCTGTACGCCAACCACTTCGAGCAGGCCCGCCGGCAGCTGACGCGGGAACCGCGGCCCCTGCCCGTCATGCACCTGAACCCGGCCGTGCAGGACATCGACGCCTTCACCTTCGAGGACTTCACGCTCAGCGGGTACGACCCGCACCCGGGGATCAAGGCCCCCATCTCGGTATGACCCACCCCTGCATCTTCTGTGAGATCGTGGCCGGCCGCTCCCCCGTGAGCCCGGTGGCCGAAAACGACCTGTGCGTGGCCTTCCTGACCATCGCGCCCTTCAACACCGGACACACCCTGGTGGTGCCCCGCCGGCACGCCGTGACCTTCACGGACCTCACCGCGGCCGAAGCGGCCGCGATGGCCCAGCTGGCGCAGGAGGTGGCCCGGGCACAGCAGCGCAGCACCCTGCCCGGCCACGACTTCAACCTTTGGATGGCAAACGGCGAGGCCGCCGGGCAGGACGTGTTCCACGCGCACATGCACGTCTTCCCGCGACTGGAAGGTGACGCGTTCAAGGTAGAGGCCACTTGGCCCAGCCCGGCCCGCCCTGAACTGGACGCCGTGGCCGCCACCCTGCGCGGCGCCCTGGGGGCCCGGTGACCCGCCCCAGTTTCGATGAGCTGGGACTGGCGACGGCGCAACTCTGGGCGTCGCGCAGCGCGGACGCGAAGGTGCAGGTGGGCGCGTGCATCCTGGACCGGCATCACCGGGTGGTGGGCGTGGGCTACAACGGCCGCGCGGCGGGCGAACCGAACGAGCGCGAGTCGCTGGCGCACGGGCAGTCCGGGTTCATTCACGCGGAGGTGAATGCCCTGCTGGCCGCGAACTGGAACGGGGAGGGTCACACGCTGTACGTCACGCACGAACCGTGCTCGACGTGCGCGCGGCTGATCGTGAACTCGCGCCGGGTGTCGCGGGTGGTGTTCGCCACGCCGTATCAGGAGGAGGGCCGGGCGGTGGCGGGCCTGCCGTTCGGGGCGGACATCCTGCGCGGCGCGGGCATCGAGGTGGTCCATGCCGGGTAAGCCGGAGCTGGTCGCCATCTACGCCATGACGGAAAACCGCGTGATCGGCCGGGACGGGGGGATGCCGTGGCACCTGCCGGCGGACTTCGCGCATTTCCGGCGGTTGAGCGTGGGCCGGCCGAACATCATGGGCCGCAAGGTGTGGGAGTCGCTGGGCGGCACGGCGCTGAAGGACCGGTTGAATATCGTGCTGACCCGCAACCCGGCGTACCGGGCGGAGGGCGCGGTGGTGGTGCACACGCCCGCGGCGGCGCTGGAGGCGGCGGGGGACGCGCCGGAGGTGGCGATCATCGGCGGGGCGGAAATCTACGCGCTGTATGCCGGTCAGCTCACGCGGCGGGAGGAGACGGTGATTCACACCGTGCTGGAGGGCGACACCTTCATGCCGGAGCTGCCGGGGGAGTGGACGGTGACCACCGAGCGGGTCCGGCCGGCGGACGCGAGGAATGCGTACGACCTGACCTTCCGGACGCTGGTGCGGCAGACTCCCTGACTCATCAGCGCCAGATAGCCTGGGGGGGTATCATTCCCCGGCTGCGGGGCTTACCATGAGGGCATGACCGTCACGAAAACCATGACCCTGCACCACCTCGGCGAGCAGCGTTACGTGGGCCACAGCGCCAGCGGGCACCAGATCCTGCTGGACAACAGCCCCATCAAGGTCGGCGTGTCCCCCAGCGAGGCCCTGCTGGCCGCCGTGGCCGGCTGCACCGCCTACGACGTGGTGGAAATCATGCGCAAGAAGCGCACCCCCCTGGCCGAGTACCGCGTGGAACTCGTCGCGGAACTCGACGACACCACCACCCCCAAGCACTACCGCCGCATGACCGTGCGCCACCTCGGCCGCGGCCAGGGCGTCACGCAGGAGACCCTGCTGAAGGCCGCCGAACTCAGCCACGAGAAGTACTGTTCGGTGGCCGCCAGCGTGAAATCCGAGATCGTGGTGGAGGCCGCCCTGCTGCCCGACCCGGCCACCCCCTGAGCGGCACCCTATCCGCGCGGCCCGGCAACTTCATTGCCGGGCCGCGCTCTCTTGCCGGCCACTCCTATCCGGACGGCCCGCCCCACGGCCGTGCCCGCCCGTGCTGAAATGCCTGCACCGCTGGAGGTGTGATGACCCGTGCCCGTGACCCGGAAGTGCAGGCCCTGCTGGACATGCTGCGGCTGTCGCTGGGCGGCGCCGTCGCGCTGGGCTTCGCGCGTTTCGCGTACGCGCTGCTGCTGCCCGCCATGCGCGCGGACCTGCACTGGAGTTTCACGCTGTCCGGCGCGATGAACGCCGCGAACGCCCTGGGGTACCTCGCCGGCGCCCTGAGTGCCGCGCGGCTCGGTGACCGCTGGGGCCTGCGGCGGCTGTTCACGGTGGGCCTGCTCGTCACGGCCGCCGCCCTGGCCGCCTGCGCCCTGTCCGGCGACGGGGCGGTGCTGCTGGTCCTGCGGTTCCTGGCGGGCCTGAGCGGCGCGTGGGTGTTCGTGAGTGGCGGCGGGCTGGCGGCCCTGGCGGCGCGGCAGCATCCGGCCCGCAGCGCGCGCCTGCTGGGCGTGTTTTACGGCGGCGCCGGCATCGGGATCGTGCTGTCGGCGCTGCTGCTCCCGCCGCTGCTGACCTCCGGCTGGCGCGGTGCGTGGCTGGCGTTGGGCGCGGCGTCCGTGGCGTGCCTGCTGCTCACCCGGCCGGCCCTGCGCCGCCTGCCGGACCGCGCGGCCCCGGCCCCGCCCGGTGTGCGCGCCCCGCTGCGGCCCCTGGCCTTCACGCTCGCGGCCTACGCGTGTTTCGGGGTGGGGTACATCGCGTACATGACCTTTATCGTGGCGTTCCTGAACTCAGTGGGCGCGGGCGGGCTGGTCACGCCGTTCTGGGCAGTGTTGGGCGCCTGCGTGGTCGTGAATCCCTTCGTGTGGGGTCCGCTGCAGCAGCGCGCGCCCGGCGCGCGCGCCATGAGCGTCCTGATGGCCACCCTGGCCGTGGGCGCCGCACTGCCGCTGTGGTCGCACGTGCCCGCGGCCCTACTGCTGTCCGGCGTGCTGTTCGGCCTGAGCTTCCTGGCAGTCGTGACCTTCACCACCGTCATCACCCGCCGGGTCCTGCCGGAGCACGCCTGGGCGCGGGGCATCGTGGCCTTCACCAGCGTGTTCGCGCTGGGGCAGGTGGCCGGCCCCCTCCTGACCGGCCTGGCCGCCGACAGCGCGGGCGGCCTGCGCCTGGGCCTGGGACTCAGCGCGGCGGTGCTGCTGCTGGGCGCCGCCCTCGCCCTGGGCCAACCGGGTCGCGCGGGCCGGCCCGCCTGACCCGGGGCGGCGGGATGCACTAGAACGGGGAGGCTGTGACCCCACCCGACCCCCCTGCGGCCCGTTCCCTGCTCGCCCGGCACGCCTTCGCGCTGAACCTCGCCGTGACGTTCCTCTCGGCGGTCCCGCTGCCCTTCCTGGGCCGCGCGCACGGCGAGGACTTCCGCCGGGCCAGCGGGTACTTCCCGCTGGTGGGTTACCTGGTGGGCGGCGCGGTGGCGCTGGTGCTGCTGCTGCCCCTGCCGCTCCCGGCGGGCGTGGGCGCGGCGCTGGCGGTGTGGGCGTGGCTGTGGGTGACCGGCCTGCTGCACTTCGACGGACTGGTGGACAGCGCCGACGCGCTGCTCGCCATGCGCGCCCCGGAACGCCGGCTGGAGATCCTGCACGACGTGCACGTGGGCGCCTTCGGGCTGGCGGCGGGCGGCGTGTACCTGCTGCTGCTCTGGAGCCTGCTCTCGGCGTCCATCCCGGCCTTCGCGCCGGTCGTGGCGGCCGTGCTGGGCCGGGCGGTCATGCTGATTCCCATGAACCTGTACCCGGTGGCGGGCAACAGCGTGATCGGCGGGCAGTCGCGGGGCGGGCGGCCCTGGGTGCCCCTGCTGCTCACGCTGCCGGTGCTGCTGCTGCCCGGCGGGCTGCTCGCGGCGGTTCTCGCCCTGCTGGGCGGGCTGCTGGTCGCGCGGTTCGCGGCCGGGCGGCTGGGCGGCGTGCTGAACGGCGACACGTACGGCCTGGTGGTGGTGGGCGCGGAGCTGCTGGTGCTGCTCAGTTACGCCTGGGGGCAGGCGTGAAGGCCCGGGCATGCTGACCCTGCACCTCGTCCGGCACGCGCCCACCGTCCGCAATCATGAGCGGCGCTATCCCTTCCCGCACGAGGACCCGCCCCTCTCCCCGGAAGGGGAGGCCCTGGCCCGCCGGCTCGTGCTGCCGGCGGCGGACGTGGTGTTCGCCTCGCCCCGGGCGCGGGTACGGCAGACCGCCGCCCTGGCCGGCTTCCCGGAAGTGCTGGACGCCCCGGCCCTGGTCGAGGCCCGCTTCGGCGTGATGGCCGGGCTCACCTGGGCGGAACTCGAAGCCCGGCACGGCGAGGCCCCGCGCACCTGGATCGACACGCTCTCGGACCCTCAAAGCCCGCTCGGCCCCCCCGGCGGGGAGACCGGGCAGGCCTTTCACGGCCGGGTGCAGGCGTGGCTGGACGCCCTGCCGGAGGAGGGCGCCGTGCTGGCGTTCGCGCACTCCGGGACCCTCCAGGCCGCCCTGCGCCTCACGGTGGGCCTGGGGGCGGTGGTCACGCCGCCCGGCACGCGCATCACCCTGGAACGGGCGGGCGGGCCGTGGTGGCTCAGCGCCGTGGTGCCGCCCGGCTAGCGCGCCTCAGCGGGCGGCGCGGTGCGTGAGCAGCAGCGTGCCCGCACCCCAGGTCCCGCCCACCAGCGTGAACAGCAGCGCCAGCGGCGGCTCGCCCAGACTGGCGGCAATCGCGGTGAGGCCCAGCACGGCGCCCACCACGTCCGGCACCGGCAGCCGCGCCCGGACGGCCAGGGCCCGCCCGCCGTCGTAGGCGGTCACGCTCAGGCCCACCGCCAGCAGCAGCACCAGCAGCATGGTCGCCAGCAGCGCCGGCCCCAGCAGGCCCGCCAGCCCCAGCACCAGCGCCGGCACGCCCAGCGCGGCCAGCGTCAGCACGCCCAGCGCCAGGGTCCGCATCGGGGCGTGCCGCTGCCGGCGCGCCAGGACCGGCGCGACCCCCAGCGTGAACAGCGACCCCAGCGCGCCCGCCGTGAGCAGCACGAAGAACTTCGACCACGCCGCGCCGCCCAGCCAGCCCAGCAGCGGCCGGAAGGCGGCGGCGCTCGCCACGCTCAGGTCGCTGGGCGGCGGGGCCTGCAGGGCGGTGCGGTCCCCGGGCGCCTGCCCCAGCAGGGTGTTCACCCGTCCGGTCACCTGCGCGCCGGGGTCGCGGGTCACGTCGCCCAGCAGCGTGACCACCTCGCCGTCCACACGGGCGGCGCCGGTCAGGTGCACGTTCCCGCCGATGGCGATCACGTTCCCGTCCACCGGGCGTTCCACGGTCACGTTCTGTCCGAAGGTCACCCGGCCGCTGGCCGCGCCCTGGTACAGGGTGGGCAGGGTCAGCACGGCCGCTAGCGCGTACGCGCCCGCCCCCACGGTCCGCAGGGTGGGCGTGGGTCGCCACGCGACCACCACGCTGGTGAGCAGCACCAGGGCCGCGCCGACCACCGCCAGCGGCGAGACCTGCGCCAGCAGCGCCTGCAGGACCAGCGCGCCGGCCGTCAGGTTCGGCCAGGCGGTGGTCACGGTCAGCAGCAGCAGGCCCACCATCAGCGCCCCGACCAGCAGGGCCGGGGCGGGGTTGGGCCCGCGCAGCGAGGGCACCGGATGCACCCAGACGTGCGCCGCCTCCGGCGGGGTCGCGTCCACGGCCGCCTGGAAAGCGGCCACCGGCGCAGCCACCGGTGGCACTTCGGCCGGCAGGGGCCGGACGGCCTGGGCGCCCGCCGCCTCGGCCGCGATGCGGGCCGCCAGACCCGCCGCCACCGAGGGCGCGGCGGGTACCGGGTGGTGCAGCCGCGCCTGCCACGCGATCTCGGAGGCGACACTGGCCGCCACGCTCCGCGGAATCGCGGGGGGCCGCACCTGCCCGGCCACCCGCACGTCGCCCGCCACGTCGGCGGCCACACTCCGGGGCAGGACCGCGGGCGCCAGTTGCAGGGTGTGGGCCAGGGCCACGTCCGCCGCGACGGCGGCCGCCACCGACCTCGGCAGCGCCGGGGGGGGCAGTGCGCGCCACTGCGCGGACGCGGCCACCTCGCCCGCCACCTGACGCGCCACACTCTGCGGCAACGCCGGGGGCGGCAGGCTGCTCAGCGCGGCCTGCGTGCCGTGCAGCGCCTCTCGCCAGCGCGCCACCCGGTCCGCGTCCGGCCAGGCGGCCAGCCGCGCGCGGTCCTCGGCACCCAGCGTGCCGTCGGCGTCCTCGTGCAGCCAGTCCAGCCACGCCGGCACGGCCGCCCCACCGCCGGGGCGGGCGGGGTCCGGGAACTCTGGGGGGGGTGGCGGGCGGCCCATATCAACCCCCATACGGTAGGGACCGGGGCAGGGTTCCCGCTGCCTGAAACTCCACCGTCACCCCTGATCGGGGGAGGGCCCGGGCTGGCCGGGCCGCGCGTGGTAGTCGCCGCTTTTCCCGCCGGACTTGGCGAGCAGCCGCACGCCCGTGATCTCGATGGCCTTGCTGGCGGCCTTGAGCATGTCGTACACGTTCAGCGCCGCGACCGTCACGGCCGTCAGGGCCTCCATCTCCACGCCGGTGGGGGCAGTGGTGCGCACGGTCGCCTGCACGCGCACGCCCGCCGGTTCCAGCGTGACCTGCACGTCCGCACCCGTCACCGGAATGGGGTGGCACAGCGTCACCAGGTCCGCGGTGCGTTTGCTGCCCGCCAGCCCCGCCAGCCGCGCCACGGTCAGCGGGTCGCCCTTGGGGTTGGTGCCGGCCTCCAGCGCCGCGCGGGCGTCCGGCGGGAGCCGCACCCAGCCCTCGGCGGTGGCCGAGCGCGCGGTGGGCGCCTTGCCGGTCACGTCCACCATGCGGGGCAGGCCATCCCGGAAGTGCGTGAGTTCCGGCGCAGGGGAATCGCCGGTCTGTGCGTCGGGGCTCATTCCTCGGGAACGTCCAGGTCCTTCAGGGACGCGAAGGGGTTCTGCTTGGCGTGCGCGCTGCCTTCCGGAATGCCCAGGTCGTCGTCGATCTCCTCGACCGGCACCTGCGCCATGTGCTCGCAGGTGCCCTCATTGAGGTCCTGCCCGCACACCTGGCACAGGCCCTTGCAAGCCGGGTCGTGCAGCACGCTCAGCGGCGCGGCCAGCACGGTCGTTTCGGCCAGGTAGGCGCTGAGGTCCAGGTTCGGGTCGCCGAACACCAGCACCTCCTCGCCGGACTCGGCCTCTTCCAGGTACGGCTGGTCGGCGCTGGGGTCGTAGCGCATCAGGGTGCCGAGCTTCAGTTCCAGCGGCACGTGCACCTCCCGCAGGCAGCGGGCGCACTCCATGATCAGGGTGGGTTCGAACGTGCCCTGCAGGTACATTTCCTGCGAGCCGAGGCTGTTGACGTCCACGTCGTACCAGGCGGGTTCGGCGAAGCGCAGGGTCTGGGGAAGGCCGCCCTGCTCGTAGGTCAGTTCTGTCAGTTCGCCTTCGGCGTGCGCGTCGTCCTGCGTGCGCATCAGGGAACCCAGGTGAATGCGGGGCGAATCGGTCATGCCCCTCATCATAGAAGGTCCGCCGCAATTCCCGCCGTGACGTGGGGCGGCATCCCCGGCATGTGGAAAGGCAAAAGAAAAACTCCCGCCGGAGCGGGAGCGTTTCAGTGGTGACCCCAACGGGATTCGAACCCGTATCGCTACCTTGAAAGGGTAGTGTCCTAACCGTTAGACGATGGGGCCACACCACTTCAGCTGTTGAACACCGCCGCCTTTCGGCCCGGAATCCTTGACTGCCTTTCAAGGGGTGCCGTTTCCGGCACGCACAGAAAGATACACACCCGCTCCTCTGGCGTCAAGGGCCCCTCACGGTCGGCGCTGGCGCCCGCCGGTCACGGCCCGGGCCGCTGTCTAAAGGCGCCCTTCAGGGCCGGCGCGCGGGCCGCGCCAGGACGGCAGTTTCCGTCCGGACAGGCCGCGCGGCCGGCCGGCGCGCGCCGCACCCGCGCGCGAAGTGGGCGGTACACTGGCCCTGATGAGCGACACCGGATCCCTACAGCGCCTGCACCGCGTTCAGCAACTGGACCTGAACCTCGACCAACTGCGCGCCGAGGAGAGCAACATCCCGGACGCTCTGCGCGACGCCCGCGCGCAGCAGACCGAGATCAACAACAGCCTGGAAGACACCGAGATCACCCTCGAAGGTGTGGAAAAGCAGCTCCGGCAGGCCGAGATGGACCTCGCCGGCACCCGCGACCAGATCCAGCGCGCCAAGGAAGAACTCGACAAGAACGCCTTCGACGCCCGCGCCCAGAGCCAGTACGGCAGCCGCATCCAGATGCTCGGCGAACGCGCCGACGAGATGGAAGAGGACCTCGGGCCGCTGCGCGAGCGTCAGCAGGAACTCGCCGCCAAGGCCAGCCAGCTGCGCCAG from Deinococcus ficus includes:
- a CDS encoding polymer-forming cytoskeletal protein, with the translated sequence MGRPPPPPEFPDPARPGGGAAVPAWLDWLHEDADGTLGAEDRARLAAWPDADRVARWREALHGTQAALSSLPPPALPQSVARQVAGEVAASAQWRALPPPALPRSVAAAVAADVALAHTLQLAPAVLPRSVAADVAGDVRVAGQVRPPAIPRSVAASVASEIAWQARLHHPVPAAPSVAAGLAARIAAEAAGAQAVRPLPAEVPPVAAPVAAFQAAVDATPPEAAHVWVHPVPSLRGPNPAPALLVGALMVGLLLLTVTTAWPNLTAGALVLQALLAQVSPLAVVGAALVLLTSVVVAWRPTPTLRTVGAGAYALAAVLTLPTLYQGAASGRVTFGQNVTVERPVDGNVIAIGGNVHLTGAARVDGEVVTLLGDVTRDPGAQVTGRVNTLLGQAPGDRTALQAPPPSDLSVASAAAFRPLLGWLGGAAWSKFFVLLTAGALGSLFTLGVAPVLARRQRHAPMRTLALGVLTLAALGVPALVLGLAGLLGPALLATMLLVLLLAVGLSVTAYDGGRALAVRARLPVPDVVGAVLGLTAIAASLGEPPLALLFTLVGGTWGAGTLLLTHRAAR
- the moaC gene encoding cyclic pyranopterin monophosphate synthase MoaC; its protein translation is MSPDAQTGDSPAPELTHFRDGLPRMVDVTGKAPTARSATAEGWVRLPPDARAALEAGTNPKGDPLTVARLAGLAGSKRTADLVTLCHPIPVTGADVQVTLEPAGVRVQATVRTTAPTGVEMEALTAVTVAALNVYDMLKAASKAIEITGVRLLAKSGGKSGDYHARPGQPGPSPDQG
- a CDS encoding YceD family protein, producing the protein MTDSPRIHLGSLMRTQDDAHAEGELTELTYEQGGLPQTLRFAEPAWYDVDVNSLGSQEMYLQGTFEPTLIMECARCLREVHVPLELKLGTLMRYDPSADQPYLEEAESGEEVLVFGDPNLDLSAYLAETTVLAAPLSVLHDPACKGLCQVCGQDLNEGTCEHMAQVPVEEIDDDLGIPEGSAHAKQNPFASLKDLDVPEE
- a CDS encoding zinc ribbon domain-containing protein, whose amino-acid sequence is MSDTGSLQRLHRVQQLDLNLDQLRAEESNIPDALRDARAQQTEINNSLEDTEITLEGVEKQLRQAEMDLAGTRDQIQRAKEELDKNAFDARAQSQYGSRIQMLGERADEMEEDLGPLRERQQELAAKASQLRQAHRDLRPTLDALETEDEQRVQGLRDQGQADREERAQLVENLDSRTVKEYDLIRKAKKGLGVVEIKGGRCSGCNVVLPVNVQQKAALGQLPPVKCPSCGRFLIRLDLA